Part of the Suricata suricatta isolate VVHF042 chromosome 8, meerkat_22Aug2017_6uvM2_HiC, whole genome shotgun sequence genome, ACCCTCCCAACCCTCTCTAGAGGCCCAAAGCCCGTCCCCCTTTAGGGTGCTGGCTGCCAAGAGCCCCAGTGACCCCACTGTCCCTTTTCCCTGCCAGCAGGTTCCACAGTGCTTCCAGGGAAGGGGCCAGTAAGCCCCTTGAGACCAGAGGAGAGAGATGCAAGCCTTGGTCCACTATTCCATCTCTAGTTAGCAGCGGCCTAGGATCTCTAGGAATATTCTGGAAAGGCCATTGCCCACTTAGCACTCAGTAACCCTCTCTACTCCACACAGACGGCAGGGTAAAGCCCTAAGACCCAGACAGGCCTGGgctggtgggaggtgaggggcagagctgcCCATGGGAGCTGGAGGTTTCACAGCAGGCGGGGCCACTTTAAGAGGAAATGTCAGCCTGGGCCAAGAGGTGAAGTGCAGAGTGGCCTTGAGCTTGGGAAAAAGGAGGCCCGTGCAGGACTGCTTGCAGGTCAGCATTCTCTGGCCAGCATCTGACCTGACCAGGAAGGTGTCCCTCACATAGCTGGAGGCCCCTCAAATGCCATCTATTTGTGGCCTGGACCTTGACGGCTGGCAGGAGACATGTGACCACAGGGATGGGGTATTtttggcagtgggggaggggcctgtgtGGCGAGCACCATGCCGCTCTGGGACAGGCAGCTCGGACACCCAGCTCCACTGCCCTGGCCGGCCACAGGGTTCCAGGTATGACACTGTTAGTCCCTCATGTCCACCCGAAGAAGTCCAAAAGTCAGACAGCCCCAAGGGACTTCCCCaagggccagagaggagggggcGTTTCAGTGGGTCAGGAAGCCACAATGCTCTGGTCCCAAGGCATCTTCATCTTAGCACTGGCCTGACCAGAGTGACCCTCCACCTTCCTGGGTGCGGTGGTGGTTGACCAAAGGCCAAAGCGCACCTCCCATAGGAGGCTGGGATCCTGGGGCTCTCGGGCTTTCAGGGTCCCCTTTGTTCAGAgatgaggcagaggagggggctcTGCCAGCTGGGCAAGATTGGGTTAGGGGCACAGACCTTGAGAGCGGCTCTAGGAGTCCACTGAGAGCTGGGAGGCTCATTTCTGTTCTGCGACCTCCTGCCTAGGCAGGGGACAGAGCCAGATGCTCCCTGATGACCTTTGAGTGGGCTCTGGCGAGCTCTAGTGTGACCTTGAACTCAGGGGAAGCCCAGAAGCCTGTCCCAGCCAAGGCTAGCAGAAGGTCATCACCAAAGGCTGGTCACTTGCTGGATGCTGCCACCCCTCCTCCATGGCCAACTGCCCCCTTAGGCACGTGGGGACAGACCAGGGCTGACCATCCCCCAGGTGAACTGAGTCTCAGTGAGTGATCCTTGAAATGGGTTTTGCTGTATGAAGTTTACCTTGGTACCTACAATTCTGGAGGAAAGTGGCAGAAGGTGAAGCTGATCTACATGAAGAGAAAATGCTCAAAGGTGAAGAAAACCACTTCTGGGGACAAAAATTCAAACACaagaaatcttattttcttagtGTGCTTCACCAATCTAAACCATATTTGATCATCAGAGTACAACACAATGTCATTACTTGGTTATTACTTGGGGTCACTTTGGATATAGGAAAAGCGGGAGCTGCGGGTTTTGTAACTTGGAGGAAAGGTGGGGTCTGACAGCAGCTCAGCTTCCTTCAGGATTCCCTCTTCTGCTTTCTTGTAGGACATAGATGGAGTGCTGGTCCTTGAGCCAAGGAGGTGGGGAGCACCCCGGGGACTCGGCAGGGTGGTGGCAGTGTGTGCTGGCCTGTGCCCGGGACCTAGGTCTGTGAAGATCCCACGTAGCCTCAGGCTCTGCTGCTCAAGTGCCTCTGCTGACCTGAAATGGAAAACTTCCAGTATAGCATCCAGCTGAGTGACCAGGACTGGGCTGAGTTTTCAGCCACAACTGAAGAGTGTGGCCTCCCGCAGGccagcctggcctctggggatgagCTCTTATCCAGTGACATTGACCAAGGGGACAGCAGTGGCCACAGTCCATCTGGGTCTCCACCCCTTCTCGAGGGGCAGCCGGATCCTGCGGGGAGGGGCTGGCGTGGTTTCAAGAAGGAGGACAAGGCAGCTACCCGGCTGCTGGTCAGCAGGTCTGGGCGTGAGCCTGTCTTGGCCCGGGGGGCTGATCAGCAGATGCCCAGCACGTCCACACAGTCAGGAGCTTTGCTGTCCCTCCAATCTGACGCTGCCCCTCTAGGTCAGAGCTCATCGCTCCTAGGGCCAGTGTCTTCCAGAGACGAGATGCAGAGGCTTCTGCAGGGGCCAGCCCCCCAGGACCCTGGCCCTAATCCCCCTGGTGAGCCTCCTCAGAGCCCTGAGTCTCCTGGCTCCACCACTGCTCCCCAGATGCCCCCTGGCAGTCCTGGAGCCCTGCCACGCAGCCCTAGCCGAAAGAAGAGGCACGCTGCTGGAGCCAAGGGGGGCAGGTGCTCGAGTACCCCAGGCTCTGTTCCCACCCAGCCAGGTCCCCTGCTGGTGGCTGAGGTCAGGCCCCAGGAGGGCCTTGGTCTGGCTGGGTCCAGGGGGAAGGATCTCTCGGCTGGAACAGCAGAGCAGACAGCAGGAGCCAGGCAGAATGAACTGAGTCCAGAGTCTGCAGGAGCCCCTGTGCAGATGACCAGGCAAGGAACAGATTTGGATCTGTCTACACCAGTCCCTACGACTGAGCAAGGAACAGACCTACTCAGAATGACCCCTAGAACTGAGCCACACACCATGTCCACACCCGCCCTGGAGACTCATCCGGATATCTCAATAGCTAAGTCAGATGTGGCTCTGTCTACACTCACCTCCAAGCTTCAACCTGACATGCCTCTGTCTACACCTGCCTCCAAATCTAGACTGGACATGGACCTACCTGTGCTGGACTCAGTGGTTAAGCCAGAGGTGGACTCATCTACAGTTGCTCTGCCTCAGCTGGTTTCCAAGGCCCAGTCCGATGTAGGTGTGTCTACACCTGCCCCCATTCCCCAGGCTGGGCCTGACTTGGTGGAGGTGGAGGTCACCCCAGTGGCCAGGCTGTATCTGAGCTCTGTTGTGTCTCCAGGACACCAGGAGAAGTCCAGAGAGGAGCCTTCAGCAGGTGCCCCTGCACATCGCTCAAGGgagcccacaccaggctctgttcAAGCACCCAAGAAGAAGAAAGTGCGATTTTCCATGGCTGTGCCCAGCCCTGAGGAGCCAGGTTTGGGAGAGACCTCAGGGCCACCCTTGCCAGCCACAGCCCGGCCCTCGCCTCCCAGGACAGCAGCTGGGGGGTTCCGAGGGGGCCCTGGAGGCTGGGATGCCACAGCAGTGGGGCCCCTGTCTCCCCAGCCTCGGATCCTCAAGcacctgcctccccctccccactctgccttGGGGGGGCCTAGGCCCAGGAGCAGCTTTGCAGTGACCCTCCCAGAGGCCTACGAGTTCTTTTTTTGTGACACTAttgaggaggaggatgaagatgCTGCGGAGGCGGCAGAAGCTGACCGGGCCCGGGCCCAAGTTCAGTGGCCGGACATGTGCGAATTCTTCTTCCAGGACTGCCGAGCCCAGAGATCAGGGCACTGGGGGGACCCCTCTGTGGCCCAGCCTCCACAAGCTGAGCCTGTGCCAGCCCGTCCACCCGGGGACCCTATGCCGATCTCCATCCCTGAGGCCTATGAACACTTCCTTGGGGAGGACGCGTCAGGGGGCACACTAGAGCTGGACGCCCTTCTCCAGCTGCAGGCCACAGAGCTCCCCGGGCTGGTCCCCTGGGGAGTGGGGTCTGGAGCCTCACCAGAGCCTAGCCCGGTGGCAGCACAGCAGCTCAGGCTGGCAGTCAGGCAAGCAGGTGAGCGTCGCATGGGCCCTGTGGGCCGTCCAGGTCCTGGGAACACACTGTCCGGGGAGTTCAGCCAGGAGGGCTGTTGGGGAGGGGCGGGCTCGGACCCCAAGTCACGAGCCAGTAGGGGGGCCTTAGGGATGATCTGGGAGGGATGGACTAGTTCCTGGCCTTCCCAGGGCACCATCCAGGTGGGTAGACTAGGCCAGATCCAACAGCCACTCAAGAACttgtctctgcactgaccaccaTTCTGTATTCAAGCCCAGATGACAGCAgtgccctccccccagcctctggcatAGTTGACACTGGGACAGCTCAAGCTCAGGCCTTGCTGCCACTCCATCAGGGACTCAACAGACTTTCTCTCACATTCCCCCTGCAAGATATTTTACCAACTAGGAAACCCTGCTCAAGTCAGCTTGACTCAACTATGCCACACACTAGCCTGTGTCTTGGGATGGGGTGTTAAAGGGAAGATGGGACTCACACAGCATGTCTAGGACAGATGAGCCTGAATGGAGCCggagcacagagcatgcttcTTTTTCCTAGGAGAGCCCCGAGACCCCCTCACCTCATTTACCTTCAGCCAGAATGACATGTGCCTGGTGTTTGTAGCCTTTGCCACCTGGGCTGTGAGAACATCAGATCTGCATACCCCAGACGCCTGGAAAACAGGTTTGGGGGCcttgggggaggagcaggctgGTGCCCAGGATGACGGCTGGTGTCCAGTATCAACAGCTGGC contains:
- the PERM1 gene encoding PGC-1 and ERR-induced regulator in muscle protein 1 isoform X2, producing MENFQYSIQLSDQDWAEFSATTEECGLPQASLASGDELLSSDIDQGDSSGHSPSGSPPLLEGQPDPAGRGWRGFKKEDKAATRLLVSRSGREPVLARGADQQMPSTSTQSGALLSLQSDAAPLGQSSSLLGPVSSRDEMQRLLQGPAPQDPGPNPPGEPPQSPESPGSTTAPQMPPGSPGALPRSPSRKKRHAAGAKGGRCSSTPGSVPTQPGPLLVAEVRPQEGLGLAGSRGKDLSAGTAEQTAGARQNELSPESAGAPVQMTRQGTDLDLSTPVPTTEQGTDLLRMTPRTEPHTMSTPALETHPDISIAKSDVALSTLTSKLQPDMPLSTPASKSRLDMDLPVLDSVVKPEVDSSTVALPQLVSKAQSDVGHQEKSREEPSAGAPAHRSREPTPGSVQAPKKKKVRFSMAVPSPEEPGLGETSGPPLPATARPSPPRTAAGGFRGGPGGWDATAVGPLSPQPRILKHLPPPPHSALGGPRPRSSFAVTLPEAYEFFFCDTIEEEDEDAAEAAEADRARAQVQWPDMCEFFFQDCRAQRSGHWGDPSVAQPPQAEPVPARPPGDPMPISIPEAYEHFLGEDASGGTLELDALLQLQATELPGLVPWGVGSGASPEPSPVAAQQLRLAVRQAGEPRDPLTSFTFSQNDMCLVFVAFATWAVRTSDLHTPDAWKTVLLANIGTISAIHYFRRQVGQGRHGRSRSPSPSS
- the PERM1 gene encoding PGC-1 and ERR-induced regulator in muscle protein 1 isoform X1 produces the protein MENFQYSIQLSDQDWAEFSATTEECGLPQASLASGDELLSSDIDQGDSSGHSPSGSPPLLEGQPDPAGRGWRGFKKEDKAATRLLVSRSGREPVLARGADQQMPSTSTQSGALLSLQSDAAPLGQSSSLLGPVSSRDEMQRLLQGPAPQDPGPNPPGEPPQSPESPGSTTAPQMPPGSPGALPRSPSRKKRHAAGAKGGRCSSTPGSVPTQPGPLLVAEVRPQEGLGLAGSRGKDLSAGTAEQTAGARQNELSPESAGAPVQMTRQGTDLDLSTPVPTTEQGTDLLRMTPRTEPHTMSTPALETHPDISIAKSDVALSTLTSKLQPDMPLSTPASKSRLDMDLPVLDSVVKPEVDSSTVALPQLVSKAQSDVGVSTPAPIPQAGPDLVEVEVTPVARLYLSSVVSPGHQEKSREEPSAGAPAHRSREPTPGSVQAPKKKKVRFSMAVPSPEEPGLGETSGPPLPATARPSPPRTAAGGFRGGPGGWDATAVGPLSPQPRILKHLPPPPHSALGGPRPRSSFAVTLPEAYEFFFCDTIEEEDEDAAEAAEADRARAQVQWPDMCEFFFQDCRAQRSGHWGDPSVAQPPQAEPVPARPPGDPMPISIPEAYEHFLGEDASGGTLELDALLQLQATELPGLVPWGVGSGASPEPSPVAAQQLRLAVRQAGEPRDPLTSFTFSQNDMCLVFVAFATWAVRTSDLHTPDAWKTVLLANIGTISAIHYFRRQVGQGRHGRSRSPSPSS